Proteins encoded together in one Flavobacteriales bacterium window:
- a CDS encoding T9SS type A sorting domain-containing protein, with translation MKLNHYTAAALLFLPVGVTGQSTFQILRHGAGFAKGHIIELPNGDLLCGHGATGGVSVTDPDGTIQFTRSFAVDSFLVLQSVKPLADVGFLLAGGYRVDTCWVGGPRRIHPVLGRADTLGNIMEASYYVFNEPACFRLAGDLELLASGDVLVHGRPMIGTLNALDNMYLLRLDSMGDVLWAKTYGSEGDGVIEFVRELPGGDLLVGMNRPGAGACMGRMDANGNALWLKSYIRPIAAVKDCVVENDSSFTVVGFTETGMGSTPQLYMLRLDGDGDVQWCKAYTRDLGWPPWRCALDKTPDGQLGVLAVTAGKAYLMKTDQNGDTLWTAAFGIPGYSMEVWNLLAASDGGFVFNGDASGLNSFLFKADSLGHLGCDWLEHHVPVQVQGLFPTDSSFTLATTDGGAVRMPATINDTIYPSFPPEDACIYTPVQTLFSPTHRLPVRPNPTSGALTMVFPDPLRADSFYSVFDGTGRLLFQRPLPSGATSEDIDLSRFGSGTYLLRLSGPEGVYHERVVVAP, from the coding sequence ATGAAGCTGAACCACTACACCGCCGCTGCGTTGTTGTTCCTGCCCGTAGGAGTGACCGGGCAATCCACATTCCAGATCCTTCGACATGGAGCTGGCTTTGCAAAGGGCCATATCATTGAACTGCCGAACGGGGATCTGTTGTGCGGTCATGGTGCTACTGGGGGGGTCTCGGTAACCGACCCGGATGGGACCATCCAGTTCACGCGGTCGTTCGCCGTCGATTCGTTCCTGGTCCTGCAGAGTGTGAAGCCCCTTGCGGACGTGGGGTTTCTCCTCGCAGGCGGTTATCGGGTGGATACCTGTTGGGTCGGCGGCCCGAGGCGCATCCATCCTGTGTTGGGCCGTGCGGATACGCTGGGGAATATCATGGAAGCGAGCTACTACGTATTCAACGAGCCAGCGTGCTTCAGATTGGCGGGAGACCTGGAGCTGTTGGCCTCCGGTGACGTGCTCGTGCATGGACGGCCGATGATCGGTACGTTGAATGCACTAGACAACATGTATTTGCTCAGGTTGGACTCCATGGGTGATGTGCTTTGGGCCAAGACCTATGGGTCGGAAGGCGATGGCGTCATCGAGTTCGTCCGTGAACTACCGGGTGGCGACCTTCTGGTCGGCATGAACCGACCCGGTGCCGGGGCCTGTATGGGGCGCATGGACGCCAATGGCAATGCCCTCTGGTTGAAGTCCTACATCCGGCCGATAGCTGCGGTGAAGGACTGCGTGGTGGAGAACGACAGCAGCTTCACCGTGGTCGGTTTCACGGAGACCGGCATGGGCAGCACCCCCCAGCTCTACATGCTCCGCTTGGATGGTGACGGTGACGTGCAGTGGTGCAAGGCGTACACACGTGATCTTGGGTGGCCTCCGTGGCGTTGCGCATTGGATAAGACCCCGGATGGACAACTCGGCGTGCTGGCCGTTACAGCGGGTAAGGCCTACCTGATGAAGACCGACCAGAACGGGGATACCCTGTGGACGGCCGCTTTTGGCATACCCGGCTATTCGATGGAGGTCTGGAACCTCCTCGCGGCCTCGGACGGTGGATTCGTATTCAATGGTGATGCGTCTGGCTTGAACAGCTTCCTTTTCAAGGCGGACTCCCTTGGCCACTTGGGCTGCGACTGGCTGGAGCACCATGTTCCGGTACAAGTCCAAGGGCTCTTTCCGACAGATAGCAGCTTCACCCTCGCGACCACGGATGGCGGCGCGGTAAGGATGCCAGCGACGATCAACGACACGATCTATCCATCGTTCCCGCCCGAGGATGCGTGCATCTACACCCCGGTACAGACCCTGTTCTCGCCCACGCACCGCCTGCCCGTGCGGCCCAACCCCACGTCCGGTGCGCTCACGATGGTCTTCCCGGATCCCCTCCGCGCGGACAGCTTCTACAGCGTGTTCGATGGCACGGGCCGCCTGCTGTTCCAACGGCCGCTGCCCAGCGGCGCCACCAGCGAGGACATCGACCTCTCACGCTTCGGGAGCGGCACCTACCTGCTGCGACTGAGCGGGCCCGAGGGGGTGTACCACGAGCGGGTGGTGGTGGCGCCGTAG
- a CDS encoding ABC transporter ATP-binding protein yields MSTPPMIEVRGLQADYHVLRHGARSIKEYLLSFGGKGLLERKRIIEQVDLDIAAGECFGIVGRNGSGKSTLLRVLAGIVEPTAGSVTVRGRVAPMLALGVGLEPELDGLENARLCAALMGGDRNAMHRTVDHVRHFAGLSDDDLRMPVKRYSTGMMARLGFAIATTDDPEVLLIDEVLAVGDAGFQLKCYERIAELKRKGGTIVFVSHALGEVQRICDRAGCMEAGRLVKMGSPHEVGVFYHGLLGIPVEG; encoded by the coding sequence ATGAGCACGCCACCGATGATCGAAGTGCGCGGCCTGCAGGCCGACTACCACGTGCTGCGGCATGGGGCGCGGTCCATCAAGGAGTACCTGCTGTCATTCGGCGGCAAGGGCCTGTTGGAGCGCAAGCGCATCATCGAGCAGGTGGACCTGGACATCGCCGCCGGCGAGTGCTTCGGCATCGTGGGGCGCAACGGCAGTGGCAAGAGCACCCTGCTGCGTGTGCTCGCGGGCATCGTGGAACCCACGGCCGGATCGGTGACGGTGCGTGGCCGCGTGGCCCCCATGCTGGCGCTGGGCGTGGGCCTCGAGCCCGAGCTCGACGGCCTGGAGAACGCCCGGCTCTGTGCGGCCCTCATGGGCGGCGACCGGAACGCGATGCACCGCACGGTGGATCATGTGCGCCACTTCGCCGGCCTGAGCGACGACGACCTGCGGATGCCGGTGAAGCGCTACAGCACGGGCATGATGGCCCGCCTCGGCTTCGCCATCGCCACCACCGACGATCCGGAGGTGCTGCTGATCGACGAAGTGCTCGCCGTGGGCGATGCGGGCTTCCAGCTGAAGTGCTACGAACGCATCGCCGAACTGAAGCGCAAGGGCGGCACCATCGTATTCGTGTCGCACGCCCTGGGCGAGGTGCAGCGCATCTGCGACCGTGCGGGCTGCATGGAGGCGGGGCGGCTGGTGAAGATGGGCAGCCCCCATGAGGTGGGCGTGTTCTACCACGGACTGTTGGGCATACCGGTGGAGGGGTGA
- a CDS encoding ABC transporter permease — MSAPAVHAPPGRRIAWPLVLQVAWKNVRLRYKSSLLGFVWTFLNPVIYLAIFLFIFSRAFDQVVNYPVFALSGLILWTFFATTSAHVLGALVENAHVLRSLAVPPLVFPLAQLFAGLINLLFSLLPFALLLAAFGWRPQPVHLLALPTLVLFAVFVFGVSLALSTLNVYFRDIGLLWNALLPALFYITPIAYPPDLVPADLRWVAGLDPLYWYIGLFRTIVVDGGWPDAGSMVLVTALSAASLALGMVVYGSLRRGLIANY; from the coding sequence TCACGCCCCGCCGGGGCGTCGCATCGCCTGGCCGCTGGTGTTGCAGGTGGCCTGGAAGAACGTCCGGCTCCGCTACAAGAGCTCGCTCCTCGGCTTCGTGTGGACCTTCCTGAACCCGGTGATCTACCTGGCGATCTTCCTGTTCATCTTCAGCCGGGCCTTCGATCAGGTGGTCAATTACCCGGTGTTCGCCCTCAGCGGGCTCATCCTGTGGACCTTCTTCGCCACCACTTCGGCGCACGTGCTCGGCGCGCTGGTGGAGAACGCCCATGTGCTGCGGTCGCTCGCGGTGCCGCCGCTGGTGTTCCCGCTGGCCCAGCTCTTCGCCGGGCTCATCAACCTGCTGTTCTCCCTGCTGCCCTTCGCGCTGTTGCTGGCGGCCTTCGGCTGGCGACCGCAGCCGGTGCATTTGCTGGCCCTGCCCACCCTCGTGCTCTTCGCCGTGTTCGTGTTCGGCGTGTCGCTCGCCCTCAGCACGCTCAACGTCTACTTCCGCGACATCGGCCTGCTGTGGAACGCGCTGCTCCCCGCGCTCTTCTACATCACGCCCATCGCCTACCCGCCGGACCTGGTGCCGGCCGACCTGCGCTGGGTCGCCGGGCTCGACCCGCTGTACTGGTACATCGGCCTCTTCCGCACCATCGTGGTGGACGGCGGATGGCCCGATGCCGGATCGATGGTGCTCGTCACGGCGCTGTCGGCGGCCTCGTTGGCGCTCGGCATGGTCGTGTACGGATCGCTGCGGCGCGGACTGATCGCCAACTACTGA
- a CDS encoding T9SS type A sorting domain-containing protein, with product MDTAKKLAQQSLTVLAGCMAMLVQAQTWQWARPLHHTNGVSVGCDAQGNISFIGRFGGGGAIYGNDTLPTGLANRVLGMLDGSGNFLWAELMFTQVQSYLVDASEEDLMMFTNHARSDRAILAYFRGDAYLDTAHLVSATNKFLLAQFNADGSLRWRKLFGGLYYDLIVSGTMDEAGSIYLAADFEAPGPGPLDGVAIPSGEVILKFDSSGTCQWATRLSTTAFNQDIAVMDDLLVAAGWTPGGDTVWVDTLAQYIPGPSGLISRWDPESGHVIWVTAIERGGMYDCTIGSDRRLYINGLHSHIVVVGNDTLAASPGSVPWFGCFDETGQGLWAKGTQVSTLSANPVPMDIQAVDSTGFYSTGRLELSPFDISFDGFVVSNPGWPYSLSAYVVRYDRDGHCLGVASGTRAFPWQVLAFPDGGAALMGQYDAMADLTLGSILVPTAQSGADHFIARLDAITGVEDLKSGPSQELHIYANPNRGSFTLRVPEHAGSLRNAVLRVYDNQGVQVRSFNLAPASTQQVEMGVVPAGLYLLELHAEGRVWRGRMVVAP from the coding sequence ATGGACACTGCGAAGAAACTCGCTCAACAAAGCCTGACGGTTCTGGCCGGTTGCATGGCCATGCTCGTCCAGGCCCAGACCTGGCAGTGGGCCCGGCCTCTGCACCACACCAACGGTGTATCGGTGGGTTGCGATGCCCAAGGGAACATCTCCTTCATCGGGCGTTTTGGTGGAGGTGGCGCGATCTACGGGAACGACACGCTGCCGACCGGCCTGGCCAACCGAGTACTGGGCATGCTGGATGGCTCAGGGAACTTCCTGTGGGCCGAGCTCATGTTCACGCAAGTGCAGAGCTATCTGGTGGACGCCTCAGAGGAGGACCTCATGATGTTCACCAATCATGCCCGGAGCGACCGGGCGATCCTCGCTTACTTCCGCGGGGATGCCTACCTGGACACGGCTCATCTGGTGTCGGCCACCAACAAATTCCTCCTGGCACAGTTCAACGCGGACGGTAGCCTTCGATGGCGCAAGCTTTTCGGGGGTTTATATTATGATCTGATCGTGAGCGGCACCATGGACGAGGCCGGCAGCATTTACCTGGCGGCCGATTTCGAAGCCCCTGGGCCCGGTCCTTTGGACGGCGTGGCCATCCCCTCCGGTGAGGTGATCCTGAAGTTCGACAGCAGTGGCACCTGCCAATGGGCCACCCGCCTGAGCACCACAGCGTTCAACCAAGACATCGCCGTGATGGACGACCTGTTGGTGGCGGCCGGATGGACCCCTGGAGGCGATACGGTATGGGTGGATACGCTAGCGCAGTACATACCGGGACCGAGCGGTCTGATCTCGCGATGGGACCCGGAATCGGGGCATGTGATCTGGGTCACGGCCATTGAGCGGGGCGGCATGTATGACTGTACCATCGGATCGGACCGCCGGTTGTACATTAATGGGCTGCATTCTCATATAGTGGTCGTGGGGAACGACACCCTTGCCGCTTCGCCCGGCAGCGTGCCGTGGTTCGGGTGTTTCGATGAAACCGGGCAGGGCCTGTGGGCGAAAGGGACACAGGTATCCACCCTTTCCGCAAATCCTGTCCCGATGGACATTCAAGCCGTGGACAGCACGGGATTCTACAGTACAGGACGTTTGGAGCTGAGTCCGTTCGACATCTCGTTCGACGGGTTCGTGGTGAGCAACCCGGGCTGGCCGTACAGTCTAAGCGCATATGTGGTACGGTACGACCGCGACGGGCACTGCCTGGGAGTGGCCAGCGGCACGCGGGCGTTCCCCTGGCAGGTGCTGGCGTTCCCTGATGGCGGCGCCGCGCTCATGGGGCAGTATGATGCCATGGCAGACCTGACCCTTGGCAGCATCCTTGTGCCGACCGCGCAGAGCGGTGCGGACCACTTCATCGCCCGCCTGGATGCCATCACCGGGGTGGAGGACCTGAAGTCGGGCCCTTCGCAAGAGCTGCACATCTACGCGAACCCCAACCGCGGCAGCTTCACCCTGCGCGTGCCCGAGCATGCCGGCAGCCTGCGAAATGCGGTGCTGCGTGTGTACGACAACCAGGGTGTGCAAGTGCGCAGCTTCAACCTGGCGCCCGCCAGCACCCAGCAGGTGGAGATGGGCGTGGTGCCGGCCGGGCTGTACCTGCTGGAGCTGCATGCCGAGGGCCGGGTGTGGCGCGGGCGGATGGTGGTGGCTCCATAG
- a CDS encoding glycosyltransferase, whose product MNGRTTADPGGAGIAVLIPCYNDGAYLREALDSVAASTLAPAEVVVVNDGSDDPATLQLLATLRAEGVRVIGRSNGGLAAARNTGWRATTAPHVLFLDADNRVEAELLAKLTAAVMEDPQADVFFTDKREFGLREGVVRQHATDLPRLLVGNRIDACALVRRDLLERLGGYDEAMRDGYEDWELWIRATAAGARFHHIPEPLFAYRVRSGSLLARADDPEVRARILRHVVDKHAELYARHAGTVAVELHRIQAYDRWLRAEIGASAQAAGRSAELALAEAAHARTVAEQALAEAKEAEARARAQADRDAARLADLEADKDVLAAEAHRLVGEVDKAMQALSAQREHGRALQALIGQYEARIAAIEGSRLWRMRRAYHKMRALMRTSSDTSGRGFKWVRRAVFLVSGKGRRILRKFLAKVFRALYLLTEERPVRILVGEQQQDLFAVQGDPYHQWMARHFARPSDLREYADLVEGFAHRPLISVVMPVYDPPVHLLDAAIRSVVDQVYTHWELCIADDLSPNAEVRRCLERWMKEDERIRVVFRDSNGHIARASNSALELAQGAFTALMDHDDLLAPDALFHVVKRLQRDPDLDLIYTDEDKIDEQGRHSEAHFKPQWCPDHLLSRNYFGHLVVLRTALLREVGGFRPGFEGSQDYDLLLRVTERTARIAHVPRVLYHWRIHAGSAARSEEVKPYAYDAAKRALTEALERRGEPAEVGFLDGFRGYDIRFTAPLQGRVSVLIPTKDKAEVLGTCLRSLFALTDHPDLEVIVISNNSREGALFELLDDMAAREPGRFRWFRHDVPFNFSGLMNFGASKATGDHLCYLNNDTEVIHADWLRTMHSWSQRPATGAVGVKLLYPNDSIQHAGVVIGLGGVAGHTFVGYHKDGPGYFNYINTINNYSAVTAACMMVERRKLERIGGWEEAFSVEYNDVDLCLRLREAGYHNVYLPHVSLYHFESLTRGHPHMTKESYERHLREVALFQERWRGYVDDDPCYNPNLGRGVHDWQFAL is encoded by the coding sequence ATGAACGGGCGCACGACGGCAGATCCGGGGGGCGCGGGCATCGCGGTGCTGATCCCCTGTTACAACGACGGGGCCTACCTGCGCGAGGCGCTGGACAGCGTCGCCGCGTCGACCCTCGCGCCGGCCGAGGTGGTGGTGGTGAACGACGGCTCCGACGATCCGGCCACGCTGCAGCTGCTCGCCACGCTGCGGGCGGAAGGGGTGCGCGTGATCGGCCGATCGAACGGCGGACTCGCAGCGGCCCGCAACACCGGCTGGCGCGCCACCACGGCCCCGCATGTGCTCTTCCTCGACGCGGACAACCGGGTGGAAGCGGAGCTGCTCGCGAAGCTGACGGCGGCCGTGATGGAGGACCCGCAGGCGGATGTGTTCTTCACCGACAAGCGCGAGTTCGGGCTGCGCGAAGGCGTGGTGCGCCAGCATGCCACCGATCTGCCGCGGCTGCTCGTGGGCAACCGCATCGATGCCTGCGCGCTGGTGCGCCGCGATCTTCTGGAACGGCTCGGCGGCTACGACGAGGCCATGCGCGACGGCTATGAGGACTGGGAACTGTGGATCCGCGCCACGGCGGCGGGCGCACGCTTCCACCACATCCCCGAGCCGCTCTTCGCCTACCGCGTGCGTTCCGGTTCCTTGCTTGCCCGGGCCGACGATCCCGAGGTGCGCGCCCGTATCCTGCGCCATGTGGTGGACAAGCACGCCGAGCTCTACGCCCGGCACGCCGGCACCGTCGCCGTGGAACTTCACCGCATCCAGGCGTACGACCGGTGGTTGCGCGCGGAGATCGGTGCGTCGGCACAGGCGGCCGGCCGATCCGCGGAGCTGGCCCTGGCCGAGGCGGCCCATGCCCGGACCGTCGCTGAACAAGCGCTGGCCGAAGCGAAGGAGGCCGAAGCGCGTGCCCGCGCGCAGGCCGATCGCGATGCCGCGCGGCTGGCGGATCTGGAGGCCGACAAGGACGTGCTGGCGGCCGAGGCCCATCGCCTGGTGGGCGAGGTGGACAAGGCCATGCAGGCGCTGTCCGCCCAGCGCGAGCATGGCCGCGCCCTGCAGGCGTTGATCGGCCAGTACGAGGCCCGCATCGCCGCCATCGAGGGCAGCCGGCTGTGGCGCATGCGCAGGGCCTACCACAAGATGCGCGCGCTGATGCGCACCTCGAGCGACACCTCCGGCCGGGGCTTCAAGTGGGTGCGGCGGGCGGTCTTCCTCGTCTCCGGCAAGGGGCGCCGCATCCTGCGGAAGTTCCTGGCCAAGGTGTTCCGCGCCCTCTACCTGCTCACCGAAGAGCGCCCCGTGCGCATCCTGGTGGGTGAGCAGCAGCAGGACCTCTTCGCCGTGCAGGGCGATCCCTACCACCAGTGGATGGCCCGCCATTTCGCCCGACCCAGCGACCTACGCGAGTACGCCGATCTCGTCGAGGGCTTCGCGCACCGGCCGCTGATCAGCGTGGTGATGCCGGTGTACGACCCGCCGGTGCACCTGCTGGACGCCGCCATCCGTTCCGTGGTGGACCAGGTGTACACGCACTGGGAGCTCTGCATCGCCGACGACCTCAGCCCGAACGCCGAGGTGCGCCGATGCCTGGAGCGCTGGATGAAAGAGGACGAGCGCATCCGGGTGGTCTTCCGTGACAGCAACGGCCACATCGCCCGTGCGAGCAACAGCGCCCTCGAGCTCGCGCAGGGTGCCTTCACGGCGCTGATGGACCACGACGACCTGCTGGCGCCGGACGCCTTGTTCCATGTGGTGAAGCGCCTGCAGCGCGACCCCGACCTCGACCTCATCTACACCGACGAGGACAAGATCGACGAGCAGGGCCGGCACAGCGAGGCGCACTTCAAGCCGCAGTGGTGCCCGGACCACCTGCTCTCGCGCAACTACTTCGGCCACCTGGTGGTGCTGCGCACGGCGCTGCTGCGCGAGGTCGGCGGCTTCCGGCCCGGCTTCGAGGGCAGCCAGGATTACGACCTGCTCCTGCGTGTCACCGAGCGCACGGCGCGGATCGCGCACGTGCCGCGCGTGCTCTACCACTGGCGTATCCACGCGGGCAGCGCGGCGCGCAGCGAGGAGGTGAAGCCCTACGCCTACGACGCCGCCAAGCGGGCGCTCACCGAGGCGCTCGAGCGGCGCGGCGAGCCGGCGGAGGTGGGCTTCCTGGACGGGTTCCGCGGCTATGACATCCGCTTCACCGCGCCGCTGCAGGGCCGGGTGAGCGTGCTGATCCCCACCAAGGACAAGGCCGAGGTGCTGGGCACCTGCCTGCGCTCGCTCTTCGCCCTCACCGACCACCCGGACCTGGAGGTGATCGTGATCAGCAACAACAGCCGCGAGGGCGCGCTCTTCGAGCTGCTGGACGACATGGCCGCGCGCGAACCCGGGCGCTTCCGCTGGTTCCGCCACGACGTGCCCTTCAACTTCTCAGGGCTGATGAACTTCGGTGCGTCGAAGGCCACGGGCGACCACCTCTGCTACCTCAACAACGACACCGAGGTGATCCACGCCGACTGGCTGCGCACCATGCACAGCTGGAGCCAGCGGCCCGCCACCGGCGCGGTGGGGGTGAAGCTGCTGTACCCCAACGACAGCATCCAGCACGCCGGCGTGGTGATCGGCCTGGGCGGCGTGGCCGGCCACACCTTCGTGGGCTACCACAAGGACGGCCCGGGCTACTTCAACTACATCAACACCATCAACAACTACAGCGCGGTGACGGCCGCGTGCATGATGGTGGAGCGGCGCAAGCTCGAGCGCATCGGCGGCTGGGAGGAGGCCTTCAGCGTGGAGTACAACGATGTGGACCTCTGCCTACGCCTGCGCGAGGCCGGCTACCACAACGTCTACCTGCCGCACGTCTCGCTCTACCACTTCGAGTCGCTCACCCGCGGTCATCCGCACATGACCAAGGAGAGCTACGAGCGGCACCTGCGCGAAGTGGCCCTCTTCCAGGAGCGCTGGCGCGGCTACGTGGACGACGACCCCTGCTACAACCCCAACCTGGGACGCGGCGTGCACGATTGGCAGTTCGCGTTGTGA